A section of the Pedobacter sp. HDW13 genome encodes:
- a CDS encoding SDR family NAD(P)-dependent oxidoreductase: MSKVILITGASRGFGKIWTEAFLKRGDKVAATVRNLESLTELKAQYGDQLLPVQLDVNNRDASFGAVKAVADHFGRIDVLINNAGYGLFGAVEETSEAEARNQMETNFFGVLWLSQAVLPVMRAQQSGHIIQVSSFLGLVTLPVLGIYNASKFAVEGLSETLASEVKDFGIHVTLIEPNGYTTDWAGASAVQTTAIEAYHPVKQGFQEAASAPGIFGDPQATAAPILDLVDDSNPPLRVLFGKFAYAAVTEIYRERLNTFEAWKSVSEAAHGN; this comes from the coding sequence ATGTCAAAAGTAATCTTAATCACAGGAGCTTCACGCGGGTTTGGAAAAATCTGGACTGAAGCATTTTTAAAACGTGGCGATAAAGTAGCCGCAACAGTAAGAAATTTAGAATCGCTTACGGAGTTGAAAGCGCAATATGGCGACCAGTTATTGCCCGTGCAGCTTGATGTAAACAACAGGGATGCAAGTTTTGGAGCAGTAAAGGCCGTTGCCGATCATTTTGGACGGATCGACGTGCTGATTAATAACGCAGGTTATGGCTTGTTTGGTGCAGTAGAAGAAACGAGCGAAGCAGAAGCCCGCAACCAAATGGAGACGAATTTCTTTGGCGTACTTTGGTTATCGCAGGCTGTATTGCCAGTAATGCGTGCGCAACAGAGCGGTCATATCATTCAGGTATCGAGCTTTTTAGGCTTGGTTACCTTGCCGGTATTGGGTATATACAACGCTTCGAAATTTGCAGTTGAAGGGTTGAGTGAAACACTCGCCTCTGAGGTAAAAGATTTCGGGATACACGTTACCCTGATTGAACCAAATGGTTATACTACTGATTGGGCAGGAGCTTCAGCAGTGCAAACTACAGCTATTGAAGCTTATCATCCGGTAAAACAAGGCTTTCAGGAAGCTGCCTCAGCTCCGGGTATTTTTGGCGATCCGCAGGCAACTGCTGCACCTATACTCGATTTGGTTGATGACAGCAATCCACCTTTGCGTGTACTGTTCGGTAAATTTGCCTATGCTGCTGTAACAGAAATTTATCGAGAGCGTTTAAACACTTTCGAAGCCTGGAAATCCGTATCTGAGGCTGCTCACGGAAACTAA
- a CDS encoding KOW motif-containing protein, whose amino-acid sequence MDNQNPALLKDGDQCLVVAGTHKGKSGTVRDINTSKTGHITITVVQENTVRFKTLGKNVVVSQPAGN is encoded by the coding sequence ATGGACAATCAAAACCCAGCGCTATTAAAAGATGGCGACCAGTGCCTGGTAGTTGCCGGTACACATAAAGGGAAATCGGGTACGGTACGTGATATTAATACCAGCAAAACTGGTCACATTACCATTACTGTGGTGCAGGAAAATACGGTACGTTTTAAAACCCTTGGAAAAAATGTGGTAGTTAGCCAACCAGCCGGCAATTAA
- a CDS encoding TonB-dependent receptor plug domain-containing protein, producing MKAFILLSTFLFIGLVSRGQQTVLQGLVTSQNSPTENITVKILSLNKATKSNQSGAYHFNDIPSGSYDVLFSGVGHQNKKIKITVNNDTTFLNVDLISMEANLKDVVITGVNRATELRKSPVPIAVLAKKAMDQNVNTNLIEAIVKGVPGVTAVTTGPNVSKPFIRGLGYNRVLTLYDGLRQEGQQWGDEHGIEVDEYGIARAEVVKGPASLTYGSDALAGVINMIPYSPNFANGKLKGDFTTNYQTNNGMIGSSLGLAFIKNDWKFTVRGTGKTAHNYENKIDGLVYGTAFREYNFSASARVDKHWGFSKTAVTYYDNLMEIPDGSRDSLSRKFTRQILDDGDDIKKRPIVPDNELNTYGINPLHQHIQHYRFYNTSQFKFGNSDLNILLGGQQSVRREYNHPTVPQQAGLYVVLNTFNYDLKYNLPDFSGLKVQLV from the coding sequence ATGAAAGCTTTTATACTCCTTAGTACTTTTCTTTTTATTGGCCTCGTTTCCAGGGGGCAGCAAACCGTATTGCAAGGTCTGGTTACTTCTCAAAATAGTCCGACAGAAAATATTACCGTTAAAATTCTTAGTTTAAATAAAGCTACCAAATCAAATCAATCTGGTGCATATCACTTTAATGATATCCCTTCGGGTAGCTACGATGTTTTATTCTCTGGTGTTGGGCATCAGAACAAAAAAATTAAAATCACAGTAAATAACGATACTACTTTCCTTAATGTCGATCTGATTTCGATGGAAGCTAATTTAAAGGATGTGGTTATTACCGGCGTAAATCGGGCTACTGAGTTACGTAAAAGCCCTGTACCTATTGCTGTACTTGCTAAAAAAGCGATGGATCAGAACGTTAATACCAACCTGATTGAAGCTATTGTAAAAGGAGTACCAGGGGTTACAGCGGTAACTACAGGCCCGAATGTTTCAAAGCCGTTTATTCGGGGATTGGGCTATAACCGGGTTTTAACGCTTTACGATGGATTGAGGCAGGAAGGGCAGCAATGGGGCGATGAGCATGGTATTGAGGTAGATGAGTATGGAATTGCAAGAGCTGAAGTGGTAAAAGGACCAGCCAGTTTAACTTACGGCTCTGATGCATTGGCTGGTGTTATCAATATGATTCCCTATAGTCCGAATTTCGCAAATGGAAAGTTGAAAGGCGATTTTACAACCAATTACCAAACCAATAACGGTATGATCGGTTCCTCGCTGGGATTAGCCTTCATTAAAAACGATTGGAAATTTACCGTCAGGGGAACTGGAAAAACAGCACACAACTATGAAAATAAAATAGATGGTTTGGTTTATGGAACAGCTTTCAGAGAATATAATTTCTCGGCATCAGCCCGTGTAGATAAACACTGGGGTTTTTCGAAAACTGCTGTAACCTATTACGATAATTTAATGGAAATACCCGATGGGAGCAGGGATTCACTTTCGAGGAAATTTACGCGCCAGATACTGGATGATGGCGATGATATCAAAAAAAGGCCCATTGTGCCCGATAATGAACTGAATACCTATGGCATAAACCCTTTACATCAGCACATTCAGCATTATAGGTTTTACAATACCAGCCAGTTTAAATTTGGCAACAGCGACCTGAACATCCTTTTAGGCGGTCAACAAAGCGTGCGCCGTGAATATAATCACCCAACTGTACCTCAGCAAGCCGGACTTTATGTAGTATTAAATACTTTTAATTACGACCTTAAATACAACTTGCCTGATTTCTCGGGATTGAAAGTACAATTGGTGTGA
- a CDS encoding TonB-dependent receptor: MYQANRSKAATDFPIPDYDLFDIGAFYFAKKTFGKVDISGGIRLDRRNINWADFYVGTDAQTGFGKQVNAAVSGANLQFPSFSKNYYGVSGSLGLTYNISEQLLIKANIARGYRAPNITEIGSNGLDPGAHIVYLGNRTFKPEFNLQEDIGLIAYLKDADISLELFNNNIQNYIYQSRLTDANGNPVVIVPGNLTYQYQQSKARLYGAEVAANLHPAAIKWLTFNNSMAYVVGLNQNKELLAKQGNKAKYLPFIPPLQIRSELKATAQHAIGFLSKPYVKIDAAIFADQNKFYGLDDTETFTKGYTLINGGIGSTIVNRKDKTLFDVFIQVDNIFNKAYQSNLNRLKYFEYYTASPNGRSGIYNMGRNMSFKVIIPI, encoded by the coding sequence ATGTACCAGGCCAACAGGAGCAAGGCAGCTACCGATTTTCCTATCCCGGATTACGATCTCTTTGATATTGGTGCTTTCTATTTTGCCAAGAAAACCTTTGGTAAGGTTGATATTTCGGGCGGAATCAGACTGGACAGGAGAAACATTAACTGGGCCGATTTTTACGTAGGTACTGATGCACAAACCGGTTTCGGTAAGCAGGTAAATGCAGCTGTTTCAGGTGCAAACTTGCAATTCCCATCGTTTAGCAAAAACTATTACGGTGTATCAGGGAGTTTAGGCTTAACCTATAATATTTCTGAGCAGTTATTAATTAAAGCCAATATTGCCCGGGGCTACCGTGCACCAAATATTACCGAAATTGGCTCAAACGGTTTAGATCCGGGTGCGCACATTGTTTATTTGGGTAACAGGACTTTTAAACCGGAATTTAACCTGCAGGAAGATATTGGTTTAATTGCTTACTTAAAGGATGCTGATATCAGTCTGGAGCTTTTTAACAACAATATTCAGAATTACATTTATCAATCGCGCTTAACCGATGCAAATGGCAATCCGGTGGTTATTGTACCGGGTAATTTAACCTACCAGTATCAGCAATCAAAAGCGCGATTGTATGGTGCTGAAGTAGCTGCTAACCTTCATCCGGCAGCAATTAAATGGTTAACTTTTAACAATAGCATGGCTTATGTAGTTGGCTTAAACCAAAATAAAGAACTTTTGGCTAAGCAGGGCAATAAAGCAAAATACCTGCCGTTTATCCCGCCATTGCAAATCAGGTCAGAGCTTAAAGCAACGGCACAGCATGCCATTGGCTTTTTAAGCAAACCTTATGTTAAAATTGATGCGGCTATTTTTGCCGATCAAAATAAGTTTTATGGTTTAGATGATACCGAAACCTTTACCAAAGGCTATACTTTAATTAATGGTGGCATCGGATCAACGATTGTAAACCGGAAAGACAAAACTTTATTCGATGTTTTTATCCAGGTTGATAATATTTTTAACAAAGCTTATCAATCCAATTTAAATCGTTTAAAGTATTTCGAGTATTATACTGCTTCACCAAATGGCCGCTCCGGGATTTACAATATGGGCAGAAATATGAGCTTTAAAGTGATTATCCCGATTTAA
- a CDS encoding PaaI family thioesterase: MEESLSEKRLNFLRQSIGKVITSSPSNFMNWLAPVLVKAEFGILVCQYTVRKEMTNPYQILHGGVTAGIIDDLIGATVYTMGLNDRYTTVNNYIDYFATASEGDEIIAETAIVKRGRTILNLQCEIFLPSKKRLIAKGYSNMLNIG; the protein is encoded by the coding sequence ATGGAAGAATCTTTAAGCGAAAAAAGACTAAATTTCTTAAGGCAATCAATAGGCAAAGTCATTACTTCGTCGCCTTCTAATTTTATGAATTGGCTCGCCCCGGTTTTGGTAAAGGCCGAGTTTGGTATTTTAGTTTGCCAGTATACGGTGCGCAAAGAAATGACCAATCCATACCAGATTTTACATGGAGGCGTAACGGCAGGTATTATCGACGATCTGATTGGTGCCACCGTTTATACCATGGGTTTGAATGACAGATATACCACGGTGAACAACTACATTGATTATTTTGCTACTGCAAGTGAAGGAGATGAAATTATAGCCGAAACAGCGATTGTAAAAAGAGGCAGGACCATTTTAAATTTGCAATGCGAGATATTTTTACCTTCGAAAAAGCGTTTAATAGCTAAAGGCTATTCCAACATGTTAAACATAGGTTAA
- a CDS encoding nucleoside recognition domain-containing protein: MALSRIWSAFIIVAIVVAGIKCIFFGQSDIFNWMVIGKSSDPLNPLKLDGIIETCSIAVKLCIELVGTLALFMGFMSIAEKAGGIRLLSKIISPFFSKLFPEVPKGHPSMGHMIMNFSANLLGLDNAATPFGIKAMESLQELNPNKDVASNPQIMFLCLHAAGLCLIPVSVIAIRSTQNASDPTDIFIPCMIVTFVGTMAAMLIVSFKQKINLLQPVILTWVLGISIVIAAIVWYVSSLNAAGVTSFSGLLSGGLILLIFLLIVLGALYKKIDIFDSFVAGAKGGFETAIKIIPYLVGILVAVCMLRTSGTFDVVMNGIKHIFLFFGADTRFVDALPTALIRPLSGGAARGMMVSTMITNGPDSFASRLSGVFQGASDTTFYVVAVYFGSVSIRNTRYAIGSMLLADLIGVITAITMAYLFWPTLK; this comes from the coding sequence ATGGCATTAAGCAGAATCTGGTCGGCATTTATTATTGTAGCTATCGTTGTAGCGGGTATTAAATGTATTTTCTTTGGGCAAAGCGATATTTTTAACTGGATGGTGATTGGTAAATCATCCGATCCGTTAAACCCTTTAAAGCTTGATGGTATAATTGAAACCTGTTCAATCGCCGTAAAATTATGTATTGAACTGGTTGGTACCCTGGCCTTATTTATGGGTTTTATGAGTATTGCCGAAAAAGCTGGCGGTATCCGTTTATTATCTAAAATTATTAGTCCGTTTTTCTCAAAACTTTTCCCTGAAGTACCAAAAGGACATCCATCTATGGGGCACATGATTATGAATTTCTCTGCCAATTTATTGGGTTTAGATAATGCTGCCACCCCATTTGGTATAAAGGCTATGGAAAGCCTTCAGGAGTTAAACCCCAATAAAGACGTAGCCAGCAACCCACAAATTATGTTTTTGTGTTTGCATGCTGCAGGATTATGTTTAATTCCGGTGAGTGTAATCGCCATCCGTTCTACCCAAAATGCCTCCGATCCTACCGATATATTTATTCCCTGCATGATTGTTACCTTTGTTGGTACAATGGCAGCTATGCTGATTGTTTCCTTCAAACAGAAAATCAATCTACTACAGCCGGTAATATTAACCTGGGTTTTAGGTATTTCTATAGTAATTGCGGCTATAGTATGGTATGTAAGCAGCTTAAACGCCGCAGGAGTAACCTCTTTTTCGGGCCTGCTTAGCGGTGGATTGATCTTATTAATTTTCCTGCTTATTGTACTGGGTGCACTCTATAAAAAGATAGATATATTCGATTCTTTTGTGGCCGGTGCAAAAGGCGGCTTCGAAACGGCTATAAAAATTATCCCGTACCTTGTTGGTATTCTGGTTGCCGTTTGTATGCTTAGAACCAGCGGAACTTTCGACGTAGTGATGAACGGCATTAAACACATATTTCTATTTTTTGGCGCCGATACCCGCTTTGTTGATGCCCTGCCAACTGCCTTAATCAGACCTTTGAGCGGTGGCGCTGCACGCGGTATGATGGTGAGTACCATGATCACCAATGGCCCGGATTCGTTTGCAAGCCGATTATCAGGCGTATTTCAAGGTGCCTCTGACACTACTTTTTACGTAGTAGCTGTTTATTTTGGTTCAGTGAGCATCAGAAATACACGTTACGCCATTGGTTCAATGCTCCTGGCCGATTTAATAGGTGTAATTACAGCCATTACCATGGCCTACCTGTTCTGGCCAACGTTAAAATAA
- a CDS encoding prolyl oligopeptidase family serine peptidase, whose product MHKRLTLILSFVVSLTYAQKKPLNHSVYDTWESVGSKQLSNNGNWAMYSILQQEGDTQLYLNNLKTNSKLNIARGLNAQFSNDSKFAVFNIRPFNKDLRQAKIKKTKADELPKDSLGIANLTTNAITKVARVKSFKFPEEGAGILAYLSEKPDTAKKTVKPVEKKDGETDFADDEPAGKGKTDEGTDLVVKNLITGTDKTYKFVTDYYFSKDGKQLVFTCSGSKKDKTAPQGVFLLNTEKGMLKTLIKGKGSFKNFTFDEENEHVAFVGEQSPEKKEIKDYNVYYNSLTLDTAQILVDFDMPGLPAKWTVNGDGKITFSKDGKKLFFGISPIKKAKDTTIVDFEVAKVDVWNYKDDYLQPMQLKNVDRDSKKSYLSVIDVYSSDPKVIPLTDLTLPDASIMADGDADLVLASTDYGRRIESQWSGSTSKDYYLVNAKNGQRKKIIEGLNGYAIASPGGNYVLYFDRKAGSWNTYAVATGKVTTLTTGLNVKFVDEENDVPDLPSAYGLATWTEGDKAILIYDKYDIWSFSPDGKSAAKNITAGFGRANNLTFRYQKVQQDRSERNADKFVKANELVWLDAFNNTTKENGFYRTNVGSAKAPELMIMAKAKYSTLTKAKDADLYIYDKASYVESPNVYLTADFKTETKLSNTNPQQQNYNWGTAELVKWTTPKGYKAEGILYKPENFDPNKKYPMIAYFYEKLTDGLYGYQAPAPTPSRLNISYFVSNGYLVFAPDINYETGHPGKSAVEYINSGVESLKKNSWVDGSKIGIQGQSWGGYQVAYLITQNNMYAAAWAGAPVANMTSAYGGIRWETGMNRQFQYEKTQSRIGATLWEKPELYIENSPLFMFPKVNTPVVIMANDADGAVPWYQGIEMFTGLRRLGKPVWMLNYNGEAHNLVQRQNRKDIQIREQQFFDYYLKGTKAPIWMTTGIPATEKGKTWGFELTDDKP is encoded by the coding sequence ATGCATAAGAGACTAACACTTATTCTGTCTTTCGTTGTCAGCTTAACCTACGCGCAAAAGAAGCCATTAAACCATAGCGTTTATGATACCTGGGAATCGGTAGGTTCAAAGCAGTTATCTAACAATGGTAATTGGGCTATGTATAGTATTTTGCAACAAGAAGGCGATACACAACTTTACCTCAATAACCTTAAAACCAATTCTAAATTAAATATTGCCCGCGGTCTTAATGCTCAGTTTAGCAACGATTCGAAATTTGCGGTGTTCAATATCCGTCCTTTCAATAAAGATCTGCGCCAGGCTAAAATCAAAAAAACGAAAGCAGATGAGCTGCCAAAAGATTCATTGGGTATAGCCAACTTAACAACCAATGCCATTACAAAGGTCGCAAGGGTAAAATCGTTCAAATTCCCTGAAGAGGGCGCAGGTATTTTAGCTTATTTAAGCGAAAAACCAGATACTGCAAAAAAAACAGTTAAACCTGTTGAGAAAAAAGATGGTGAAACCGATTTTGCAGATGATGAACCTGCCGGAAAAGGTAAAACTGATGAAGGAACTGATTTAGTGGTAAAAAACCTTATTACCGGAACAGATAAAACCTATAAATTCGTTACTGATTATTATTTCAGCAAAGATGGTAAGCAATTGGTGTTTACCTGTAGCGGATCTAAAAAGGACAAGACTGCCCCTCAGGGTGTATTTTTACTAAATACTGAAAAAGGCATGCTTAAAACGCTTATAAAAGGCAAAGGAAGCTTCAAAAACTTCACTTTTGATGAGGAAAATGAACACGTAGCCTTTGTTGGAGAACAAAGTCCGGAAAAGAAAGAAATTAAAGATTATAATGTTTACTATAACTCTTTAACATTAGATACGGCCCAAATACTGGTTGACTTTGATATGCCAGGCCTACCTGCAAAATGGACAGTTAATGGCGATGGTAAAATTACTTTTAGCAAAGATGGCAAGAAATTGTTTTTCGGCATCTCTCCTATTAAAAAAGCAAAAGATACCACCATTGTAGATTTTGAAGTTGCCAAAGTAGATGTTTGGAATTATAAGGATGATTATCTGCAGCCTATGCAACTAAAAAATGTAGATAGAGACAGTAAGAAAAGCTATTTATCAGTAATTGATGTCTACAGCAGCGATCCTAAGGTAATTCCTTTAACCGATTTAACCCTGCCAGACGCCAGTATAATGGCTGATGGCGATGCTGATCTGGTTTTAGCATCAACTGATTACGGCCGCAGAATTGAATCGCAATGGAGCGGTTCAACCAGCAAAGATTATTATCTGGTAAATGCCAAAAATGGTCAGCGCAAAAAGATTATAGAAGGTTTAAATGGTTACGCCATAGCTTCTCCTGGTGGAAATTACGTGTTATACTTTGATAGAAAAGCAGGCAGCTGGAACACCTATGCTGTAGCTACCGGAAAGGTAACTACATTAACCACAGGCTTAAATGTAAAGTTTGTAGATGAAGAGAATGATGTGCCTGATCTTCCTTCGGCATATGGTTTAGCCACCTGGACTGAGGGCGATAAAGCTATTTTAATTTACGACAAATACGATATCTGGTCATTCTCTCCGGATGGTAAATCGGCTGCAAAAAATATCACCGCAGGTTTTGGAAGAGCAAACAATCTGACTTTCCGTTACCAAAAAGTACAGCAAGATAGATCAGAAAGAAACGCCGATAAATTTGTTAAAGCAAATGAACTGGTTTGGCTAGATGCTTTTAACAATACTACCAAAGAAAACGGTTTCTATCGCACCAATGTAGGTTCAGCTAAAGCCCCCGAACTGATGATAATGGCTAAAGCAAAATATTCGACCCTGACTAAAGCCAAAGATGCCGATTTATATATTTATGATAAAGCCAGCTATGTAGAATCGCCAAATGTTTACCTAACCGCAGATTTTAAAACGGAAACTAAATTAAGCAACACCAATCCACAACAACAAAACTATAACTGGGGAACAGCTGAGCTTGTAAAATGGACTACGCCTAAAGGTTACAAAGCAGAAGGTATTTTGTACAAACCCGAAAATTTCGATCCGAACAAAAAATACCCAATGATTGCTTATTTCTACGAGAAACTTACAGATGGTTTGTATGGTTACCAGGCGCCTGCACCTACTCCATCGCGTTTAAACATTTCATATTTTGTAAGTAACGGTTACCTGGTTTTTGCTCCCGATATTAATTATGAAACTGGTCATCCGGGTAAATCAGCTGTTGAATACATCAATTCAGGTGTAGAAAGCTTAAAAAAAAACAGCTGGGTTGATGGCAGCAAAATTGGTATCCAAGGTCAAAGCTGGGGCGGTTATCAGGTTGCTTATTTAATTACGCAAAACAATATGTATGCAGCTGCCTGGGCTGGTGCACCAGTAGCCAATATGACTTCAGCTTACGGTGGTATTCGTTGGGAAACCGGTATGAACCGTCAGTTCCAATACGAAAAAACACAGAGCCGCATTGGTGCTACCCTTTGGGAAAAACCTGAGTTATACATCGAAAACTCACCTTTATTTATGTTCCCTAAAGTAAATACACCTGTAGTAATTATGGCAAACGACGCTGACGGAGCTGTGCCCTGGTATCAGGGGATTGAAATGTTTACGGGTCTGCGTCGTTTAGGTAAGCCAGTTTGGATGTTAAACTACAACGGTGAAGCGCACAACCTGGTTCAACGTCAAAACCGTAAGGATATTCAAATCCGCGAGCAACAATTTTTCGATTATTATTTAAAAGGAACGAAAGCACCAATTTGGATGACTACCGGAATTCCGGCAACTGAGAAAGGAAAAACATGGGGCTTTGAGTTAACCGACGATAAGCCATAA
- the yidC gene encoding membrane protein insertase YidC produces MDRNTFTGLFLIMIILAGSFYFLKPNEAEMKKAKETERLDSLKKAGVSPIQKDTTKTAVINPAVDSLALKGPFGTAITGTESSTVLENENLLITLSNKGGKISSVEIKGQKTFAGEPLVLFSGNQNKFGLSLNAAGKVINTNDLYFTPTKTGNTVTMRANYGANAYVEYVYDLKASSNKVAFNINLVGLQQVIAGNNIGLNWQTTLLQQEKSIESEHRYSAPYYKYLDGDVNHLSVSKDEKEELAKGKIQWFSFKQHFFSASLIAKQAFEKGSLEVKIPTAPGQVKFYDANMQLPYAHTANQAYEMEFYFGTNKFSALKAQGYDLEQQVDMGYWPLKYINRFIVLPVFNFLNSFGWNYGLIILVLTILLKVALSPLTYKSYLSMAKMRVLKPEMDEIKAKVGEDNPTLVQQEYLKLYKKAGVNPLGGCLPMVLQLPLVMAFFFFFPNLFELRGESFLWMKDLSTYDEFIRFGVKLPFIGDHLSLMCVLMTISTLIMTYFNNQVSGATGQMKYIGYIMPIIFLGVLNSYPAGLNYYYFLANLMTFGQQFLIRKMVDDDKIHALIQQNKARPADEKKKKSKFQQRLDDYMRQQQQQQQTKK; encoded by the coding sequence ATGGATAGAAATACCTTTACAGGATTGTTCCTGATTATGATCATTTTGGCAGGATCATTCTACTTTTTGAAGCCGAATGAGGCTGAAATGAAAAAAGCCAAAGAAACAGAACGTTTAGATTCTTTGAAAAAAGCTGGCGTTTCGCCTATACAAAAAGATACAACAAAAACTGCAGTTATTAACCCAGCTGTAGATTCTTTAGCTTTAAAAGGCCCTTTTGGTACTGCGATAACCGGAACTGAATCGAGCACTGTTTTAGAAAATGAGAATTTGTTGATCACCCTAAGCAATAAAGGTGGTAAAATTTCATCAGTTGAAATTAAAGGACAAAAAACATTTGCAGGTGAACCTTTGGTTTTATTTTCTGGCAACCAGAATAAATTTGGTTTAAGCTTAAATGCAGCTGGTAAAGTAATTAACACCAACGATTTATACTTTACACCAACTAAAACGGGTAATACGGTTACCATGCGTGCAAACTATGGCGCCAATGCTTATGTAGAGTATGTTTACGACTTAAAAGCATCAAGTAACAAAGTTGCGTTCAATATTAATCTGGTTGGTTTACAGCAGGTAATTGCGGGTAACAATATTGGTTTAAATTGGCAAACAACCCTATTGCAACAAGAAAAATCAATTGAGAGCGAGCACCGTTATTCTGCACCTTACTACAAATATTTAGATGGCGATGTAAACCATTTAAGTGTTTCAAAAGATGAAAAAGAAGAACTTGCTAAAGGAAAAATCCAGTGGTTCTCTTTCAAACAACACTTTTTCTCGGCTTCTTTAATTGCTAAACAAGCTTTCGAAAAAGGAAGTTTAGAAGTTAAAATCCCAACAGCACCTGGTCAGGTTAAGTTTTACGATGCCAACATGCAATTGCCTTATGCGCATACTGCAAATCAGGCTTACGAAATGGAGTTCTACTTTGGTACCAACAAATTCTCTGCTTTAAAAGCACAGGGATACGATTTAGAACAACAAGTTGATATGGGCTACTGGCCATTGAAATATATTAACCGTTTCATTGTATTACCTGTATTTAATTTCTTAAACAGCTTTGGCTGGAACTACGGTTTAATCATCCTGGTACTAACCATTTTGTTAAAAGTAGCTTTATCGCCACTTACCTACAAGTCATACCTATCAATGGCTAAAATGCGTGTATTGAAACCAGAAATGGATGAGATTAAAGCTAAAGTAGGTGAAGATAACCCAACATTGGTTCAGCAGGAATATTTAAAGCTTTACAAAAAGGCTGGTGTAAATCCATTAGGTGGTTGTTTACCAATGGTACTACAGTTACCACTGGTTATGGCTTTCTTCTTCTTCTTCCCTAACTTGTTCGAGTTACGTGGCGAGAGTTTCTTGTGGATGAAAGATTTATCAACTTATGATGAGTTTATCCGTTTCGGTGTTAAGCTACCTTTCATTGGCGATCACTTAAGTTTAATGTGTGTATTGATGACCATCTCTACATTGATTATGACTTATTTCAACAACCAGGTTTCGGGTGCTACCGGTCAGATGAAATATATCGGTTACATTATGCCAATCATTTTCTTAGGGGTATTAAATAGCTATCCTGCTGGATTAAACTATTACTACTTCTTAGCCAACTTAATGACTTTCGGTCAGCAGTTCCTAATCCGTAAAATGGTTGATGATGATAAAATCCACGCTTTAATTCAACAGAACAAAGCGAGACCAGCTGATGAGAAAAAGAAAAAATCTAAATTCCAGCAGCGTTTAGACGATTACATGCGTCAACAACAACAGCAACAACAAACTAAAAAATAG